In Nitrospirota bacterium, one genomic interval encodes:
- a CDS encoding SurA N-terminal domain-containing protein, protein MKRLLFLVVAFVFVISCSKGMTEKSTQKGGDYLAKVNDSVITDETLKREMNALPPEVRDLFLQEAGIEGLIEELIKKELLYQEAKKKGYERSGELKDKIENFKKLMMIELLLNDMVDKKVTVSENDVRGYYEKNKADFVMTTGKKKEPVSFDMVKEILRQRLTAEKQKKAFESYLSSLENAYTIQRNKERISNLVNMPKPKP, encoded by the coding sequence ATGAAAAGACTTTTATTTTTAGTGGTTGCGTTTGTGTTTGTGATATCCTGCTCTAAGGGCATGACAGAAAAGTCCACTCAAAAAGGAGGAGATTACCTTGCAAAGGTAAATGACTCTGTTATAACGGATGAGACCCTGAAGAGGGAGATGAATGCCCTGCCGCCTGAGGTCAGAGACTTGTTTCTTCAAGAGGCAGGCATAGAGGGCCTTATAGAGGAACTCATTAAGAAAGAGCTTCTCTATCAGGAGGCAAAGAAAAAAGGGTATGAGAGGTCAGGCGAATTAAAAGACAAGATAGAGAATTTCAAAAAGCTCATGATGATCGAGCTACTGCTTAACGATATGGTCGATAAAAAAGTAACTGTCTCTGAAAATGATGTCAGGGGCTATTACGAAAAGAACAAGGCTGATTTCGTCATGACAACTGGAAAGAAGAAAGAGCCTGTTTCCTTTGACATGGTAAAGGAGATTTTAAGGCAGAGGCTAACTGCCGAAAAACAGAAAAAGGCATTCGAGTCATATTTAAGTTCATTGGAAAATGCATATACGATTCAACGCAACAAGGAGCGGATTTCTAATTTAGTCAACATGCCAAAGCCTAAACCTTAG
- a CDS encoding DeoR family transcriptional regulator, producing MFLPTETSTKLKLIMAIKRAGFASVDDLSRHMEMTSMGVRQHLNTLERKGIIKYTIKKHGRGRPKFLYTLTEKASEILPHSYDKLLTDILKFLRIRGGKTGVDELFKMRKEKLLREKERDLPDRKNLRARVFALAEMLNQEGYMVEVEETEKEFRLKKSHCPLSGIVREFKDPCKHELELYRGLIHKKVSLELCQHDGASSCIYIIPKV from the coding sequence ATGTTTTTACCTACTGAGACCTCTACTAAGCTCAAGCTGATAATGGCAATCAAGAGGGCTGGCTTTGCAAGCGTGGATGACTTAAGTAGGCACATGGAGATGACATCCATGGGCGTCAGACAGCATCTCAATACCCTTGAAAGAAAAGGGATTATAAAATATACAATTAAAAAGCATGGGCGGGGAAGACCTAAATTCCTATACACCCTGACTGAGAAGGCATCCGAAATCCTGCCCCATTCATACGACAAGCTTCTGACGGATATTCTTAAGTTTCTGAGAATCAGGGGTGGAAAAACAGGGGTAGATGAGTTATTCAAAATGCGGAAGGAAAAGCTCCTAAGGGAAAAAGAAAGGGATCTTCCAGACAGAAAGAATCTCCGAGCAAGGGTCTTTGCATTGGCAGAGATGCTTAATCAGGAAGGCTATATGGTAGAGGTCGAGGAAACGGAAAAGGAGTTCAGATTAAAGAAATCCCACTGCCCTTTATCCGGAATAGTCAGGGAATTCAAAGACCCCTGCAAACACGAGCTTGAACTTTATAGGGGGCTCATTCATAAAAAAGTCTCTTTGGAACTCTGCCAGCACGATGGAGCCTCCTCATGCATCTATATCATCCCTAAGGTTTAG
- the fsa gene encoding fructose-6-phosphate aldolase, with protein MKIFIDTANLDEIRKANDLGVIDGVTTNPSLISKEGREPIELLREICGIVDGPISAEAISMKADEMTKEAETLSNIHKNIVVKIPMTEEGLRAVKRLSAKGIKTNVTLVFSPSQALLAAKAGATYVSPFVGRLDDISSVGMDLVADILQIYENYAFGTEIIVASIRNPLHVVDAAKIGAHVATIPYSVILHLTKHPLTDIGIERFLKDWEKVPKK; from the coding sequence ATGAAGATTTTTATTGACACTGCAAACTTAGATGAGATTAGAAAGGCAAATGACTTAGGAGTCATTGACGGTGTAACGACAAACCCATCGCTTATCTCGAAGGAAGGGAGAGAGCCGATAGAGCTTTTAAGGGAAATCTGCGGGATTGTCGATGGGCCTATAAGTGCCGAGGCAATAAGCATGAAGGCAGATGAGATGACAAAAGAGGCAGAGACTCTTTCTAACATACATAAAAACATAGTAGTAAAAATCCCAATGACAGAGGAAGGCTTAAGGGCAGTTAAAAGGCTTTCAGCCAAGGGGATAAAGACGAATGTAACACTTGTGTTTTCCCCAAGCCAGGCACTCCTTGCCGCAAAGGCAGGTGCAACATATGTAAGCCCGTTTGTCGGAAGGCTCGACGATATAAGCTCTGTTGGAATGGACCTCGTAGCAGACATACTTCAGATATACGAAAATTATGCCTTTGGCACAGAGATCATAGTGGCAAGCATAAGAAACCCGCTTCATGTTGTCGATGCCGCAAAGATAGGAGCACATGTTGCCACAATACCTTATTCCGTCATACTTCATTTGACCAAACATCCACTTACCGACATAGGCATAGAAAGGTTCCTTAAGGACTGGGAAAAGGTTCCAAAGAAATAA
- a CDS encoding cation transporter, which translates to MHQEKITAKIKGLNCPGCAEDLRSVLMGYDGVLRVEVFYADDVLSIEYDSDKIKDRQILSAINAMGIKTKP; encoded by the coding sequence ATGCACCAGGAAAAGATTACTGCCAAGATAAAAGGCTTAAATTGCCCGGGATGTGCAGAAGACCTGAGGTCAGTGCTCATGGGCTATGATGGGGTCTTGAGGGTTGAAGTTTTCTACGCCGACGATGTCCTCAGCATAGAATACGACTCCGATAAGATTAAAGACAGGCAGATTCTCTCTGCCATAAACGCAATGGGCATTAAGACAAAGCCCTAA
- a CDS encoding tetratricopeptide repeat protein → MSQRPADLLFEKGLKTLKEGNVPSALSFFEKSVSLDENPINSSYLAYCIARERGQFKKAISMCNEAIKKEPENSVIYLNLARVYLLSDKRADAIEALRKGMSCEKNQEILNELNSLGIRKPPIFRFLNRANPVNKYLGVVLKRLGLR, encoded by the coding sequence ATGTCTCAGAGACCTGCTGATTTGCTCTTTGAGAAAGGCTTAAAAACCCTTAAGGAAGGCAATGTGCCCTCTGCACTCAGTTTTTTTGAAAAATCAGTGAGCCTCGATGAGAATCCCATAAATTCTTCTTATCTTGCCTACTGTATTGCGAGGGAAAGAGGTCAGTTTAAAAAGGCAATCTCCATGTGTAATGAGGCAATAAAAAAAGAGCCTGAAAACTCGGTCATTTACCTTAATCTGGCCAGGGTCTATCTGCTTTCAGACAAAAGAGCAGATGCAATAGAGGCACTGAGAAAGGGGATGAGCTGTGAAAAGAATCAGGAGATTCTAAATGAGCTAAACAGCTTAGGAATAAGAAAACCGCCTATTTTCAGGTTCCTAAACAGAGCAAATCCTGTTAACAAATATCTTGGAGTCGTCTTGAAAAGACTGGGGCTGAGATAA
- a CDS encoding winged helix-turn-helix transcriptional regulator → MRQFRQWAETLRVIAHPVRLKILEELKKGVKCVSDFEEFLDISQPNISQHLTLLRTHGIIDYYMDGRLRCYFLVEPSVPELLKVIEKDYRKPLPRPACCPLTKKGEYPGKRKRR, encoded by the coding sequence ATGAGGCAATTCAGGCAGTGGGCAGAGACACTCAGGGTGATTGCACATCCTGTAAGGCTTAAAATCCTTGAGGAGCTAAAGAAAGGCGTTAAGTGCGTAAGCGATTTTGAGGAGTTTTTAGACATATCCCAGCCAAACATATCACAGCACCTTACGCTTCTCAGAACCCACGGTATCATAGATTACTACATGGATGGAAGGCTCAGGTGCTATTTCCTTGTAGAGCCTTCTGTGCCTGAGCTGCTTAAGGTAATCGAGAAGGATTATAGAAAGCCCCTTCCTCGTCCTGCATGCTGTCCTCTGACAAAAAAGGGAGAATACCCGGGCAAAAGAAAAAGGCGGTAG
- a CDS encoding DUF4445 domain-containing protein produces MNIRLTTGKSLPLSKGESILNALKRHEIYLVSSCGGKGTCGKCRVKLIDGKADIASYGKLTQAEKKKSLTLACQTFPLSDVLLEIPEESRLVVGEKIAIARSRDLFELLKSLKTEVSPIAKTIELDLPQPTIEDNISDLERLKRALEEKGLKDMRFSHAFSSSLSKTLRDSGWDIILSYSEASEAIFISSTESKDRYGISVDIGTTTVVLYLINLTDGRLIDVGFTYNSQIRHGDDVITRIIYAVEGGGIEELRELVLEDINDLLDAIVERHGINRQEIDSVVISGNTTMSHLFWGLDPKYIREEPYIPSLNFFPMWQAGTARLKINPQAPVYTMPAPASYVGGDIVSGVLASKMHRNPEISLFMDIGTNGEIAVGNNEWLLTAACSAGPCFEGSGIKCGMRATEGAIEAVTINPETYEPQIAVIGNVVPIGICGSGMIDAISEMFLKGIIDQKGGLKLDTSLAERIRHTEEGLEFVIYKDPIREITLTHADIENILRAKAAIYAGLSLLLKEVNLTINDIQKVYIAGGFGNYLNIEKAIIIGMLPDIERERFSFLGNTSIAGAYLCLLSGDMRKEAEDIARKMTYMELSVSRGFMDEYMASLFLPHTDINQFPTVRRLTNQ; encoded by the coding sequence ATGAACATCAGACTGACAACAGGCAAAAGCCTTCCTTTGTCAAAAGGAGAAAGCATACTGAATGCCCTTAAAAGGCATGAGATATATCTTGTATCTTCATGTGGAGGCAAAGGCACATGCGGCAAATGCAGGGTCAAGCTCATCGATGGCAAGGCTGATATAGCATCATATGGAAAGCTTACACAGGCTGAAAAAAAGAAGTCGCTTACACTTGCATGTCAGACATTCCCACTTAGCGATGTGCTTTTGGAAATCCCGGAGGAATCGAGACTCGTTGTCGGAGAAAAAATAGCCATAGCCCGCTCAAGAGACCTTTTTGAGCTTCTTAAATCCCTAAAGACAGAGGTAAGCCCAATCGCAAAGACAATAGAGCTGGATCTTCCACAACCTACTATAGAGGACAATATAAGCGACCTCGAGAGATTAAAGAGGGCACTCGAGGAAAAGGGCTTAAAGGATATGAGGTTCTCACACGCCTTTTCCTCATCCCTTTCAAAGACGCTTCGGGATTCGGGCTGGGACATAATCCTATCGTATTCCGAGGCTTCAGAGGCTATATTTATATCATCCACCGAGTCCAAAGACAGATACGGGATTTCAGTTGACATAGGAACGACAACCGTAGTCCTTTACCTTATTAATCTCACTGACGGAAGACTTATAGATGTTGGCTTTACTTATAACTCCCAGATAAGACATGGGGATGATGTCATCACGAGGATAATCTATGCAGTAGAAGGAGGAGGCATCGAGGAGTTGAGAGAACTGGTTTTAGAGGATATTAATGACCTTCTCGATGCAATAGTTGAAAGGCATGGCATAAACAGGCAGGAGATCGACTCAGTAGTCATATCAGGCAACACTACAATGTCTCATCTTTTCTGGGGGCTTGACCCTAAATACATAAGGGAGGAGCCTTATATTCCGTCTTTGAATTTCTTTCCCATGTGGCAGGCAGGCACTGCAAGACTTAAGATTAATCCACAGGCTCCGGTTTATACGATGCCGGCACCTGCAAGCTATGTTGGCGGAGACATCGTCTCAGGCGTTTTAGCCTCAAAGATGCACAGAAACCCAGAAATTTCGCTTTTTATGGATATTGGAACGAATGGAGAGATAGCAGTTGGCAATAATGAATGGCTTCTTACAGCCGCATGCTCGGCAGGACCTTGCTTTGAGGGAAGTGGGATAAAGTGTGGCATGCGGGCAACAGAAGGTGCAATAGAGGCAGTAACCATAAATCCAGAAACCTATGAGCCACAAATAGCCGTTATAGGCAATGTTGTGCCAATAGGCATCTGCGGCTCAGGTATGATTGATGCAATATCAGAGATGTTCCTGAAAGGCATAATAGACCAAAAAGGAGGGCTGAAACTGGATACGAGCCTTGCCGAAAGAATCAGGCACACAGAAGAAGGGCTTGAGTTTGTCATTTATAAAGACCCCATCAGAGAGATTACCCTTACACATGCAGACATCGAAAACATCCTGAGAGCAAAAGCCGCAATATATGCAGGACTTTCGCTTTTACTTAAGGAAGTAAACCTTACTATCAATGACATCCAGAAGGTCTATATAGCAGGCGGGTTTGGAAATTATCTGAATATAGAGAAAGCTATTATCATTGGTATGCTACCTGACATCGAAAGGGAGAGATTCTCATTCTTAGGAAATACATCCATTGCAGGCGCCTACCTGTGCCTTCTTTCAGGAGACATGAGAAAAGAGGCAGAAGACATAGCAAGGAAAATGACCTATATGGAGCTTTCCGTGTCAAGAGGGTTCATGGATGAATACATGGCTTCGCTTTTCCTTCCACATACCGATATAAACCAGTTCCCAACAGTAAGAAGGCTTACTAACCAATAA
- a CDS encoding macro domain-containing protein produces the protein MKTISEHKVGTKTLRLIQADITERDVDAIVNAANSSLQHGGGVAGAIVRKGGDIIQAESDKIGFTPVGTAVITTGGKLKARYVIHAVGPRMGEGDEDNKLKSAVISTLSLASEKGLKSISMPAISSGIFGFPKDRCAGILVTESYKYLKENPNSSLDVVEFCVFDDATSGHFKREFERLP, from the coding sequence ATGAAGACTATTTCAGAGCATAAGGTCGGCACAAAGACCTTGAGACTTATTCAGGCAGATATAACAGAAAGGGATGTAGATGCAATCGTAAATGCCGCAAACAGCTCACTACAGCATGGAGGTGGAGTTGCAGGAGCAATCGTTAGAAAAGGTGGAGACATCATACAGGCAGAAAGCGATAAAATTGGCTTTACACCAGTTGGCACTGCAGTTATTACAACAGGAGGAAAACTAAAAGCAAGATATGTCATACATGCAGTTGGCCCAAGAATGGGCGAAGGAGACGAGGACAATAAACTAAAATCTGCTGTCATAAGCACACTTTCTCTTGCATCGGAGAAAGGTCTTAAGAGCATCTCAATGCCTGCAATAAGCTCGGGAATCTTTGGCTTCCCAAAGGACAGATGTGCAGGGATATTAGTTACCGAGTCATATAAGTATTTAAAGGAAAACCCCAATAGCAGTCTGGATGTTGTTGAGTTCTGCGTTTTTGACGATGCCACTTCAGGACATTTCAAAAGAGAGTTTGAGAGGCTACCTTGA
- a CDS encoding RtcB family protein gives MVEGLRRLDDIRLEVPLAYKEGMRVKGIIYVDSVLEKDLEAQSIAQVANVATLPGIVMASMAMPDIHTGYGFAIGGVAAFDLKEGIISPGGVGYDINCGVRLLRSNLRKWEIEPKVKDIVDVLYNEIPAGVGSKGRIRLSSDEERRLLLYGAKWAVEQGYGDASDLEKTESGGFIEGAEPSLISQKAYERGRAQQGTLGSGNHFLELQYVDEIYDNETAGIFGLFKDQFTVMIHTGSRGFGHQVCTDFLEVMERAVLKYRIELPDKELACAPYESPEAEEYLSSMRAAANYAWANRQCIMHWTKQALLTSLNMSPLELGMSLVYDVAHNIAKIEEHTVEGKKMKLIIHRKGATRAFPPGHPELPPVYKKTGQPVIIPGDMGRCSYVLAGEEKAMHLTFGSTCHGAGRVMSRHQAIRQAKGRSIRRELEDRGIFVRSSGRETLAEEMSEAYKDVSNVVDVVHKAGISRKVARLRPMGVVKG, from the coding sequence ATGGTAGAGGGTCTTAGAAGGCTCGATGACATAAGATTAGAGGTTCCTTTGGCTTACAAAGAGGGCATGAGGGTAAAAGGGATAATCTATGTAGATAGTGTTTTAGAGAAAGACTTGGAGGCACAGTCCATAGCACAGGTGGCAAATGTAGCGACCCTTCCAGGAATAGTAATGGCATCTATGGCAATGCCTGATATACACACAGGATATGGGTTTGCCATTGGAGGGGTTGCTGCATTTGACCTCAAAGAAGGCATCATCTCTCCAGGAGGAGTGGGCTATGACATAAACTGTGGAGTGAGGCTACTAAGAAGCAACTTGAGAAAGTGGGAGATCGAACCGAAGGTAAAGGACATCGTTGATGTCCTTTATAACGAGATACCAGCAGGGGTCGGCTCAAAAGGCAGAATCCGTCTGAGTTCTGATGAGGAAAGAAGACTTCTCCTTTATGGCGCCAAATGGGCTGTGGAGCAGGGCTATGGAGATGCCTCTGACTTAGAAAAAACAGAATCAGGTGGATTTATAGAGGGCGCAGAGCCATCTCTTATAAGCCAGAAGGCATACGAGCGGGGAAGGGCTCAACAAGGCACTCTGGGCTCGGGTAATCATTTCTTAGAGCTACAGTATGTGGATGAGATATACGATAACGAGACTGCAGGTATATTTGGCTTATTCAAAGACCAGTTTACAGTCATGATTCATACAGGCTCAAGAGGGTTTGGGCATCAGGTCTGCACAGATTTTCTCGAGGTAATGGAAAGGGCTGTCTTAAAATATCGCATAGAGCTTCCTGATAAAGAGCTTGCATGCGCACCATATGAATCTCCTGAGGCTGAGGAGTATCTCTCTTCTATGAGGGCGGCTGCTAACTATGCATGGGCAAACAGACAGTGCATCATGCACTGGACAAAACAGGCACTGCTAACAAGCCTAAATATGTCTCCACTGGAACTGGGCATGTCTTTGGTTTATGATGTTGCACATAACATTGCAAAAATAGAGGAGCATACTGTAGAAGGAAAAAAGATGAAACTCATTATCCATAGAAAGGGCGCAACAAGGGCATTCCCCCCGGGGCATCCTGAACTGCCTCCTGTCTATAAAAAGACAGGACAGCCTGTCATTATACCCGGTGATATGGGTCGGTGTTCGTATGTTCTTGCTGGTGAAGAAAAAGCAATGCACCTTACCTTTGGCTCTACATGCCATGGCGCAGGAAGGGTCATGTCAAGGCATCAGGCAATCAGACAGGCAAAGGGAAGGTCTATAAGAAGAGAGCTTGAAGATAGAGGGATTTTCGTTAGGTCCTCAGGAAGAGAGACCTTGGCAGAGGAGATGTCCGAGGCATATAAGGATGTATCCAATGTAGTAGATGTCGTCCATAAGGCAGGAATCTCAAGGAAGGTTGCGAGATTAAGACCAATGGGAGTTGTGAAGGGATAG
- a CDS encoding archease yields MLGFPMGFEVLDISGDVGIRAKGSDLKEVFVSAAEGMYSLITDIDKVDVKKHIKVTVASYSHEGLLVAWLNELIFYFDTYYFIGKRIVINELTQSKIDAVVEGEDFDPLRHEKRLLVKAATYHDLVLEDKGGLYQVDVIFDI; encoded by the coding sequence ATGTTAGGCTTTCCTATGGGGTTTGAGGTCTTAGATATCTCAGGAGATGTTGGAATCAGGGCAAAGGGCTCTGACCTTAAAGAGGTTTTCGTCTCAGCCGCAGAGGGGATGTACAGCCTTATAACCGATATAGATAAAGTAGATGTCAAAAAACACATAAAGGTTACGGTTGCAAGTTATAGTCACGAAGGACTTCTCGTAGCATGGCTTAATGAGCTTATATTTTATTTCGATACATATTATTTTATAGGAAAAAGAATTGTCATAAATGAGCTTACCCAAAGTAAGATAGATGCAGTTGTAGAAGGAGAGGACTTTGACCCTCTGAGACACGAAAAAAGGCTTCTCGTAAAAGCCGCAACATATCATGACCTTGTTTTAGAAGATAAAGGCGGTCTCTATCAGGTAGATGTCATATTCGATATATGA
- a CDS encoding response regulator: MQVLVVDDEQLVRWFLERALKRLGYGVQTVSSIDEALKIIANKGVDLLFTDLRMPGGNGTSLIKKVRELPTNMKVVVCSAFITDEMIRDFNERGIFTLKKPFKLTELENILKLVGVS, translated from the coding sequence ATGCAGGTTTTAGTTGTAGACGATGAACAGCTCGTAAGGTGGTTCTTAGAAAGGGCTCTGAAAAGGCTTGGTTATGGGGTTCAGACAGTGTCAAGCATTGATGAGGCTTTGAAAATCATTGCCAATAAGGGCGTTGACCTCCTGTTTACCGACCTGAGGATGCCTGGGGGAAATGGCACATCCCTTATAAAAAAAGTGCGTGAATTGCCCACTAATATGAAGGTTGTTGTTTGTTCGGCTTTTATAACTGATGAGATGATTAGGGACTTTAATGAAAGGGGAATTTTTACCCTTAAAAAGCCATTCAAACTCACAGAGCTGGAAAACATACTTAAGCTCGTAGGCGTTTCTTAA
- a CDS encoding sigma-54-dependent Fis family transcriptional regulator translates to MSEAKILVIDDEKLLRWSLEQNFTKEGYTVFTAEKGLEGLAAFREEMPDITFLDIHLPDVSGITVLEGIKEIRGDALVVMITAFGDIQTAVKTIKLGAYDFLEKPFNMDKLKILVQKALETVSLRKEVFQFRSHLSARYGIDSIVGKSEEIKRVFEMITKIAKSDATTILLQGESGTGKDLTAKVIHYQSKRADKPFMEINCTALPETLIESELFGHEKGAFTDAKTMKQGLFELADGGTIYLDEIGDMKPNTQAKLLKVIESKVFKHIGGTKDIEVDIRIIAATNKDIAEDVRKGNFREDLYYRLKVIPLVMPPLRERKEDILILAKYFIHELNREFKKNFKGLSKETEKCFLEYSWPGNVRELKNVIERVMILESEDYILPDHLPVELTYKTQAIQTAKTINIRIPPRGIDIEEVEKELIRQALDSTRGNQTKAARLLNLTRDTLRYRMQKFGFLPEKGDT, encoded by the coding sequence ATGTCTGAGGCAAAAATACTCGTTATTGACGACGAGAAACTTTTAAGGTGGTCTTTAGAGCAAAACTTCACAAAAGAAGGCTACACTGTATTCACTGCCGAGAAAGGGCTCGAGGGGCTTGCAGCCTTCAGGGAAGAGATGCCTGATATTACATTCCTCGACATCCACCTTCCAGATGTCTCCGGTATAACTGTCCTTGAAGGCATAAAGGAGATAAGAGGAGATGCCCTCGTTGTAATGATTACTGCATTCGGGGACATACAGACTGCTGTTAAGACGATAAAACTGGGGGCATACGACTTTCTGGAGAAACCCTTTAATATGGATAAACTGAAGATTTTAGTTCAGAAAGCCCTCGAGACGGTCTCCCTGAGAAAAGAGGTCTTTCAGTTTCGGTCTCATCTTTCGGCAAGATACGGCATTGACAGCATAGTCGGAAAGTCCGAGGAAATAAAAAGGGTTTTCGAGATGATAACAAAGATAGCAAAATCTGATGCAACGACAATTCTTCTTCAGGGAGAATCTGGTACAGGGAAGGACCTCACCGCAAAAGTCATCCACTATCAGAGTAAAAGGGCTGACAAGCCATTTATGGAGATAAACTGCACTGCATTGCCAGAGACCCTTATAGAGTCAGAGCTTTTTGGACACGAAAAAGGTGCATTCACAGATGCAAAGACAATGAAGCAGGGACTCTTCGAGCTTGCAGATGGAGGAACCATATATCTCGACGAGATAGGCGATATGAAGCCAAATACACAGGCAAAACTCCTTAAGGTGATAGAAAGCAAGGTCTTCAAGCACATCGGAGGCACAAAGGATATAGAGGTTGACATAAGGATTATAGCCGCAACGAACAAGGACATTGCCGAGGATGTTAGAAAGGGAAACTTCAGAGAAGACCTCTACTACAGGCTAAAGGTTATCCCCCTCGTTATGCCACCTCTCAGGGAAAGAAAAGAAGATATATTGATTCTGGCTAAATACTTTATCCATGAGCTTAATAGGGAATTTAAGAAAAACTTCAAGGGCCTTTCGAAAGAGACAGAGAAGTGCTTTCTTGAGTATTCATGGCCTGGGAATGTCAGGGAGCTTAAAAATGTCATAGAAAGGGTAATGATATTAGAGTCAGAAGACTATATCCTTCCCGACCACCTGCCAGTAGAGCTTACCTATAAGACACAGGCAATACAAACCGCAAAAACCATTAATATCCGTATTCCACCGAGAGGCATAGACATAGAAGAGGTCGAAAAAGAACTTATAAGACAGGCACTGGATTCAACGAGGGGCAATCAGACAAAAGCTGCAAGACTCTTGAACCTTACAAGGGATACCTTAAGATATAGGATGCAGAAATTTGGTTTCCTTCCTGAAAAGGGTGATACTTAG
- a CDS encoding HAMP domain-containing protein — protein MACVLAYKTLDSENERISAENTEKVSLITRIVKNALISMMLEGKGTEFKGFFRTFSVPEINAVRLFKADGTIACSTQPSEIDVQLSAEKVGISQPELNSYEQAGRLIYSMKVPIFNEMPCKRCHGIDKEMMGILDVEFIIEKSKSRNLETIILTFLGVLVIIPVCLSLITAFFVTRPIENIISSIKRIEGGDISTRFVEERKDEVGRLAGSLNFMLDEMSRVRQDADKCHIESMQRVEKMATIGELASAIAHEIKNPLAGISGAIQVFAEDFSEEDPRKTIINEVLTEIERLDKAVRDLLNFAKPPEPYRIKTHIMPVIERAVRLLGAQAKKQNVDINTVVMQDIKEVYIDPEQMQQVFLNIMLNALHSMLEEGSITIATYLREETKEAEISISDTGHGITEENIKNVFKPFFTTRHMGTGLGLAISKNIVEKHGGRIELESRVGGGSNFRVILPLGVKDV, from the coding sequence ATGGCATGCGTGCTGGCATATAAGACCCTCGACTCCGAAAATGAAAGAATATCTGCGGAAAACACCGAAAAGGTATCCCTTATAACAAGGATTGTGAAAAATGCTCTGATAAGCATGATGCTTGAGGGCAAAGGCACGGAGTTCAAGGGTTTCTTCAGGACATTTAGTGTTCCGGAGATAAATGCAGTCAGGCTTTTTAAGGCAGATGGCACTATCGCATGCTCAACTCAGCCCTCAGAGATAGATGTTCAGCTTTCTGCCGAGAAAGTAGGCATTTCCCAGCCGGAGCTAAACTCTTATGAGCAAGCAGGCAGGCTTATATACAGCATGAAGGTGCCCATATTCAATGAAATGCCATGCAAGAGGTGTCATGGCATTGATAAGGAGATGATGGGCATTTTGGATGTGGAATTTATCATTGAGAAAAGTAAAAGCAGGAACTTAGAAACGATTATCCTTACATTTTTAGGAGTGCTCGTTATTATTCCTGTTTGCCTTTCGTTAATCACGGCATTTTTTGTAACGAGGCCTATCGAAAATATAATAAGCTCTATAAAACGGATTGAAGGAGGAGACATCAGCACCCGATTTGTTGAGGAGAGAAAAGACGAGGTAGGAAGACTTGCCGGAAGCCTGAATTTTATGCTCGACGAGATGAGCCGTGTAAGACAGGATGCAGATAAATGCCACATAGAGTCGATGCAGAGGGTGGAAAAAATGGCAACCATAGGAGAGCTTGCATCTGCCATTGCCCATGAGATAAAAAACCCACTTGCAGGGATAAGCGGAGCTATTCAGGTATTTGCAGAGGATTTCTCCGAGGAGGACCCTCGAAAGACTATAATAAACGAGGTGCTGACCGAGATAGAGCGGCTGGATAAGGCAGTAAGGGACCTCCTTAATTTCGCAAAGCCTCCTGAGCCCTACCGCATAAAAACCCATATCATGCCTGTAATCGAGCGGGCAGTGAGGCTCCTCGGTGCACAGGCAAAAAAACAGAATGTCGATATCAATACTGTCGTAATGCAAGATATAAAAGAGGTCTATATTGACCCCGAACAGATGCAACAGGTATTCTTAAATATCATGCTCAATGCCCTACATTCGATGTTAGAAGAAGGCTCTATAACTATTGCGACTTACCTTAGGGAGGAAACTAAAGAGGCAGAGATATCTATCTCTGACACAGGGCATGGCATCACAGAGGAAAATATAAAGAATGTCTTTAAGCCATTTTTTACTACAAGGCATATGGGCACAGGATTGGGTCTGGCTATAAGCAAGAATATCGTCGAAAAACATGGTGGAAGAATAGAGCTTGAAAGCAGGGTCGGGGGTGGCTCTAATTTCCGTGTTATACTCCCTCTGGGTGTTAAAGATGTCTGA